In Pseudophryne corroboree isolate aPseCor3 chromosome 3, aPseCor3.hap2, whole genome shotgun sequence, a genomic segment contains:
- the LOC135057186 gene encoding oocyte zinc finger protein XlCOF6.1-like, translated as MSSDHSAQGESTPNSSAIVTHSADLITHQRSHTGRKQFPCSECGKYFTQKSALVIHVRFHTGEKPFSCPECGKCFTQKSGLRNHTGEKPFTCSECGKYFTHKLALVTHERIHTGEKPYSCCECGKCFTQKAELVRHQTSHTVERSFPCSECGKCFTRKSVLVMHKRSHTGEKPFPCPECGKCFSQKAYLISHQRSPTGDNLFLCFECGKCFFFFLQKSHLLTHQRTHTGEKPFPCSECGECFTRKLTLVTHQRSHTDEKPFSCSECGKGFNQKPTLVRHHRLHTDEKPFPCSKCRKCFTQKSELVRHQTSHTGERPFPCSECGKCLKRKSVLVNQQRSHTDKSHLVIHQISHADEKPFPCSECGKGFKQKSTLVIHQRLHTDEKPISCFECGKCFRDKSALVAHQKIHVR; from the exons ATGTCATCTGATCATTCAGCCCAAGGGGAATCTACTCCTAATAGCTCAGCCATTGTTACACATAGTGCAG atcttattacacatcagagaagtcacacaggtaggaaacaatttccatgctctgagtgtgggaaatattttacacagaaatcagctcttgtgatACATGTGAgatttcacacaggtgagaagccattttcatgtcctgaatgtggaaaatgttttacacagaaatcaggtctt aggaatcacacaggtgagaaaccatttacatgctctgagtgtgggaaatattttacacataAATTGGCTCTTGTAACAcatgagagaattcacacaggtgagaagccatattcctgttgtgagtgtgggaaatgttttacacagaaggcagaacttgttagacatcagacaaGTCACACAGTTGAGAGGTCATTTCCAtgttcggagtgtgggaaatgttttacacggaaatcagttctAGTTatgcataagagaagtcacacaggtgagaagccatttccatgtcccgagtgtggtaaatgtttttcACAGAAAGCATATCTTATTTCACATCAGAGAAGTCCTACAGGTGATAATCTATTTCTGTGctttgagtgtggaaaatgtttttttttttttttacagaaatcacATCTGCTTactcatcagagaactcacacaggtgagaagccatttccatgctctgagtgtggggaatgttttacacggaaattaactcttgttacacatcagagaagtcacacagatgaaaaaccattttcatgttctgagtgtgggaaaggttttaatCAGAAACcaactcttgttagacatcacagacTTCATACAGATGAGAAACCTTTTCCATGTTCAAAGTGcagaaaatgttttacacagaagtcagaacttgttagacatcagacaagtcacacaggtgagaggccatttccatgttcggaGTGTGGAAAATGTCTTAaacggaaatcagttcttgttaatcagcagagaagtcacacag acaaatcacatcttgttatacatcagattaGTCATGCagatgagaaaccatttccatgttctgagtgtgggaaaggttttaaacagaaatcaactcttgttatacatcagagacttCACACAGATGAGAAACCAATTTCATGCTTTGAATGTGGAAAATGTTTCAgagataaatcagctcttgttgcacatcagaaaaTTCACGTAAGATAA